A stretch of Henckelia pumila isolate YLH828 chromosome 4, ASM3356847v2, whole genome shotgun sequence DNA encodes these proteins:
- the LOC140867535 gene encoding protein NRT1/ PTR FAMILY 4.5-like yields MQEKVKFVEGNVDWRGNTARKDKHGGMGVSSLILGMFAFEHMATFGLAVNLITYYTGVMHFSIANAATQLTNLLGTSYIITIAVAFLADTYVGRYKAVLLAASVEFLGLGLLALQAHYPKLKPPLCNIYDKNSHCVQVSGTKAVLLFVGLYSAAIGFGGIKAALPSHGADQFEDKDPKEEGQRSSFFNWLLLARCLGGAISLTVFVWIQDNKGWDWGFFASTMAMFCGLLIFASGIPRYRIHVTNGSSALSEIVQVYVAAIRNRKLDLPDDFNDLYEINNNREAANQSEVLPHTNAFRFLDKAAILTTSTQNSERPNPWKLCRVTQVENAKIILNIVPIFCCTTIMTLCLAQLQTFSIQQGITMDTSMTKNFNSPPASIAVLPVLFLIIGVPLYDRIFVPFARKLTGIPTGITYLQRVGVGLILSSLSMAAAAIMEVKRKRVARDNNMLDSIPLLQPPLPISVFWLSFQYFIFGIADMFTYVGLLEFFYSQAPKDLKSLSSCFLWSSMALGYFLSTIIVRIVNSATKNITGSGGWLAGNNINRGHLNLFYWLLSFLSLFNFCIYLFVSSRYKYRKVSPDSANESSRVHELQIVQD; encoded by the exons ATGCAGGAAAAGGTCAAATTTGTTGAAGGGAACGTGGATTGGAGAGGAAATACGGCTCGAAAAGATAAGCATGGTGGAATGGGTGTCTCATCACTAATTCTAG GGATGTTTGCTTTCGAGCACATGGCTACTTTCGGCTTGGCAGTAAACTTGATAACATACTATACTGGGGTGATGCACTTTAGCATAGCCAATGCAGCGACTCAACTGACAAACTTATTAGGGACTAGTTACATTATCACCATTGCAGTGGCCTTCCTAGCAGACACATATGTTGGCAGATACAAAGCAGTTCTTTTAGCAGCTTCTGTTGAGTTTCTG GGACTTGGGCTACTAGCTCTGCAAGCTCATTATCCAAAACTGAAGCCACCTCTCTGCAACATATATGATAAAAACTCTCATTGTGTTCAAGTCAGTGGAACCAAAGCTGTGCTCCTGTTTGTTGGCCTTTACTCCGCAGCCATTGGATTTGGAGGAATAAAAGCTGCATTGCCATCACATGGTGCTGACCAGTTCGAAGATAAGGATCCGAAGGAGGAGGGACAGAGGTCGAGTTTCTTTAACTGGTTGCTATTGGCAAGATGCTTGGGAGGTGCTATTAGTCTCACTGTTTTTGTTTGGATCCAAGACAATAAAGGGTGGGATTGGGGTTTCTTCGCGAGCACGATGGCTATGTTCTGTGGCTTACTAATCTTCGCTTCTGGGATTCCACGGTATCGTATCCATGTAACAAATGGGAGTAGTGCCCTCTCTGAAATAGTACAG GTGTATGTTGCAGCCATCCGGAACAGAAAGCTTGACCTTCCTGATGACTTTAATGACTTGTATGAGATCAATAACAACAGGGAAGCAGcgaatcaatcagaagttttaccaCACACCAATGCTTTCAG GTTTCTTGATAAAGCAGCTATCCTGACTACATCAACACAGAACTCGGAAAGGCCGAATCCATGGAAACTCTGTCGAGTGACGCAAGTCGAAAATGCAAAAATAATACTAAACATTGTTCCCATCTTTTGCTGCACCACCATCATGACCCTTTGCTTGGCTCAGCTTCAAACCTTCTCCATCCAACAGGGAATAACAATGGACACAAGCATGACCAAGAATTTCAATTCTCCGCCGGCATCGATAGCAGTCCTCCCCGTCTTGTTTCTGATAATCGGCGTTCCACTGTACGATCGGATATTCGTCCCATTTGCACGAAAATTAACTGGCATTCCCACAGGCATAACATATCTTCAACGAGTTGGAGTAGGTCTCATCCTATCCTCACTGTCAATGGCCGCAGCTGCCATAATGGAGGTAAAGCGCAAAAGAGTCGCAAGAGATAACAACATGCTTGATTCAATCCCCCTGCTTCAGCCGCCACTCCCAATCAGCGTTTTCTGGCTGTCGTTTCAGTACTTCATATTCGGGATAGCCGACATGTTTACATACGTGGGTCTCCTCGAGTTCTTCTATTCCCAGGCCCCGAAAGATCTCAAATCACTATCGAGCTGTTTCCTTTGGAGTTCAATGGCGCTTGGCTACTTCCTTAGCACCATAATTGTGAGGATAGTTAACAGTGCTACAAAGAATATCACCGGGAGTGGGGGATGGCTGGCTGGAAACAACATCAACCGTGGCCATTTGAATCTCTTCTATTGGCTGCTTTCTTTCTTGAGCTtgttcaatttttgcatctaccTGTTCGTCTCAAGTAGGTACAAGTACAGGAAAGTGAGCCCCGACAGTGCAAATGAGAGTAGCAGGGTCCATGAGCTGCAGATTGTACAAGACTAG